In Thermotomaculum hydrothermale, a single genomic region encodes these proteins:
- the hpf gene encoding ribosome hibernation-promoting factor, HPF/YfiA family — MKIEFIGRGIEVTDALKKFTEDKLNKLSRFVDNILDVEVRLTVERHRHIAEIVIKAGHEKVVAKETTNDMYASIGGALDKIEKQLKKSKDKFVSKKKKSFVKEEGNLTINTPQGEEIVISHRRIESVKPLTKEEAIMEMEDANADFIVFRDAENREAMSVLYKKDHKNYHLITLE, encoded by the coding sequence ATGAAAATTGAATTTATTGGAAGAGGAATTGAAGTAACAGACGCTTTGAAGAAATTTACTGAAGACAAGCTTAATAAATTATCCCGTTTCGTTGATAATATTCTTGATGTGGAGGTTAGGCTTACAGTTGAAAGGCATAGGCATATAGCTGAGATTGTTATAAAAGCTGGTCATGAAAAGGTTGTGGCAAAAGAAACAACAAATGATATGTATGCCTCAATAGGTGGTGCCCTTGATAAAATTGAAAAACAGTTGAAAAAAAGCAAAGACAAATTTGTTTCTAAAAAGAAAAAATCTTTTGTTAAAGAAGAAGGAAATTTAACTATTAATACCCCTCAGGGAGAAGAGATTGTAATATCTCATAGAAGGATTGAAAGTGTAAAGCCTTTAACAAAGGAAGAGGCTATTATGGAGATGGAAGATGCGAATGCCGATTTTATAGTTTTCAGAGATGCTGAAAATAGAGAGGCAATGAGTGTACTTTATAAAAAAGACCACAAAAATTATCATTTAATTACGCTGGAATAG
- a CDS encoding PTS sugar transporter subunit IIA, whose product MIGIIVVTHGNLADVLIQTCFKIIGKREKISSHSIQWEDEADIALKTIEKKVKKLDDGDGVLALTDMFGGTPTNLMISLSNKYNLEIVTGVNLPMLIKAATMQSKEIDLAEFASKIKSQGQRNIYRVAEILSMKKGNRND is encoded by the coding sequence ATGATTGGAATTATAGTTGTAACACACGGAAATCTTGCCGATGTTTTAATTCAGACCTGTTTTAAAATTATAGGCAAAAGGGAAAAAATCTCATCCCATTCTATTCAATGGGAAGATGAAGCTGACATTGCACTGAAAACTATCGAAAAAAAGGTAAAAAAACTTGACGATGGAGATGGGGTTTTGGCCTTAACCGATATGTTTGGTGGCACACCAACCAATTTAATGATTTCTCTATCAAATAAATATAATCTTGAGATTGTTACAGGGGTAAATCTACCTATGTTAATAAAAGCTGCAACAATGCAATCTAAAGAGATTGATTTAGCGGAGTTTGCTTCCAAAATAAAAAGCCAGGGACAGAGGAATATTTACAGAGTTGCAGAAATTCTTTCAATGAAAAAGGGAAATAGAAATGATTGA
- the lptB gene encoding LPS export ABC transporter ATP-binding protein — protein MTHILKTENLKKKFGERVVVNGVSIEAKTGEITGLFGPNGAGKSTTFYMIAGLLVADEGKIFLDDYDLTDYPVYMRARKGIGYLPQEASIFRGLTARENIKAVLQFRDLTENEIEEKTDSLLEEFGLNHVADTKGSYLSGGERRRVEIARALATDPLFILLDEPFAGIDPITIIELQEIIIKLKKRGIGIILTDHNIKDSLRITDKAFILSNGSILKIGTPGEIAQDEEIKEIYLGKDFKLD, from the coding sequence ATGACTCATATATTAAAAACTGAGAACTTAAAAAAGAAATTTGGGGAAAGAGTGGTTGTAAACGGAGTCTCTATAGAGGCAAAAACGGGAGAAATAACCGGGTTGTTTGGCCCAAATGGAGCAGGGAAAAGCACTACTTTTTATATGATTGCAGGATTGCTTGTTGCTGATGAAGGAAAGATTTTTTTAGATGATTACGATTTGACTGATTATCCTGTTTATATGAGGGCAAGAAAAGGGATTGGCTATCTTCCTCAGGAAGCCTCAATTTTCAGAGGGTTAACAGCGAGAGAAAATATAAAGGCTGTTTTGCAATTCAGGGATTTAACTGAAAATGAAATTGAAGAGAAAACAGACAGTTTGCTTGAAGAATTTGGTTTAAATCATGTTGCAGATACAAAGGGAAGTTATCTATCAGGTGGGGAAAGAAGGAGAGTCGAGATTGCCAGGGCGCTGGCGACTGACCCTTTGTTTATTCTTTTAGATGAACCTTTTGCAGGAATTGACCCAATAACAATAATTGAACTTCAGGAGATTATCATAAAACTTAAAAAAAGGGGGATAGGGATTATACTTACAGACCATAATATTAAAGATTCCTTGCGCATTACAGATAAGGCTTTTATATTATCTAATGGAAGCATACTTAAAATCGGTACACCGGGGGAAATAGCGCAGGATGAAGAAATAAAAGAGATTTATTTAGGAAAGGACTTTAAGTTAGATTAA
- a CDS encoding PTS sugar transporter subunit IIA, which produces MGKNKICLRDYVKEGCIFELKERDKNSVLKTISFKLKELGYVEDEKSANEIFKKLAEREKLGSTGIIKHIAIPHCKTDEINKDMVILVGYSKEGVEFKSHDGKPVHIIFAVFTRKNKVTLHLGALAAISRLVSKHSISSRIEDFLNKEKLREITEECEYAI; this is translated from the coding sequence ATGGGGAAAAATAAGATTTGTTTAAGAGATTATGTGAAAGAAGGTTGTATTTTTGAATTAAAAGAAAGGGACAAAAATTCTGTTTTGAAAACTATTTCATTTAAATTGAAAGAATTAGGATATGTAGAAGATGAAAAGTCTGCCAATGAGATTTTTAAAAAACTTGCAGAGAGAGAAAAATTAGGTAGTACTGGAATAATTAAACACATAGCTATTCCTCACTGTAAAACTGATGAAATAAACAAAGATATGGTAATTCTTGTAGGTTATTCTAAAGAGGGGGTTGAATTCAAATCTCACGATGGCAAACCTGTTCACATAATTTTTGCTGTTTTTACCAGAAAGAATAAAGTAACTTTACATTTAGGTGCCCTTGCTGCGATTTCAAGGCTTGTAAGTAAACATTCTATTTCTTCCAGAATAGAAGATTTTTTGAACAAAGAAAAACTCAGGGAGATAACAGAGGAATGTGAGTATGCAATCTAA
- the rpoN gene encoding RNA polymerase factor sigma-54: MAFIEQNLKQKLDLRLSQKLALTPALQQAIKLLQLTVPELQQEIKKELLENPLLEEVRDIEEKEPEQKKEETNDLLHEKDINIEDFFRDYFDDQYVPKSRNKEYEDNDFNYENFVSKPQSLKEYLEWQAGINIEDEKVYNAVLMIIPYIDDNGYLKVPEELKTRYQNVIDYLSNELKLEKSLIEDAIKEIQKFDPTGVGATSVEECLWLQSCYLGFEKDEILRKMIFNHLEDIASNQTSKIALVLGITEEDVKNYIDFIKKLEPKPGRKYASERTQYIIPDVIVFKVDDEYYVDLNEDGIPGLKVNRQYAEMLKNRDKIEKETEAYIKEKLKSALWLIKSIHNRQKTILKVAKSIVNRQRDFFDFGVEYMKPLTLKDIADELGIHESTVARVVKNKYMQTPRGVFELKYFFSSKLGTSSGIDVSAMAVKEKIRRIIENENKNKPYSDSEIVKILLSQGIKIARRTVAKYREELGIESSSKRKIYYRRKYEN; the protein is encoded by the coding sequence ATGGCTTTTATAGAGCAGAATTTAAAACAAAAACTTGATTTAAGGCTTTCTCAAAAATTAGCTTTAACCCCGGCTTTACAACAGGCAATTAAACTTTTGCAATTGACAGTTCCTGAATTACAACAGGAAATAAAAAAAGAATTGCTTGAAAATCCCCTTCTTGAAGAAGTAAGGGATATTGAGGAAAAAGAACCTGAACAAAAAAAGGAAGAAACAAATGACCTTCTCCACGAAAAAGACATAAACATAGAGGATTTTTTCAGAGATTATTTTGATGACCAGTATGTACCTAAAAGCAGAAACAAAGAGTATGAAGATAACGATTTTAATTATGAAAATTTTGTTTCCAAACCTCAGTCTTTAAAGGAATACCTTGAATGGCAGGCTGGAATAAATATTGAAGATGAAAAAGTTTACAATGCAGTATTAATGATAATTCCGTATATTGATGACAATGGTTATTTAAAGGTGCCGGAAGAGCTTAAAACCAGGTATCAAAATGTTATAGATTATTTAAGCAATGAGTTAAAACTTGAAAAATCATTGATTGAAGATGCGATAAAAGAAATTCAAAAGTTTGATCCAACAGGGGTAGGTGCAACCTCTGTGGAAGAGTGCCTCTGGCTTCAAAGCTGCTATCTTGGATTTGAAAAAGATGAAATTTTGAGAAAAATGATTTTTAATCACCTTGAAGATATTGCCTCAAATCAAACTTCTAAAATAGCTTTAGTTTTAGGGATAACTGAAGAAGATGTTAAAAATTACATTGATTTTATTAAAAAATTAGAGCCAAAACCGGGAAGAAAGTACGCTAGTGAAAGAACGCAATATATAATACCTGATGTAATTGTTTTTAAAGTAGATGACGAATACTATGTTGATTTAAACGAAGATGGGATACCAGGTTTAAAAGTTAACAGACAATATGCTGAAATGTTGAAAAACAGAGATAAAATAGAGAAAGAAACTGAAGCTTACATAAAAGAAAAGTTGAAATCTGCTCTATGGTTGATTAAAAGTATTCACAACAGACAGAAAACTATTTTGAAAGTTGCTAAGTCTATAGTAAATAGGCAGAGAGATTTTTTTGATTTTGGAGTTGAGTATATGAAGCCGTTAACTCTCAAAGATATAGCCGATGAATTGGGGATTCATGAATCAACTGTTGCAAGGGTTGTAAAAAACAAGTATATGCAAACACCAAGGGGGGTATTTGAATTAAAATACTTTTTTTCAAGTAAGCTGGGAACATCGTCAGGGATAGATGTATCAGCAATGGCGGTTAAGGAAAAGATAAGGAGAATAATTGAAAATGAGAACAAAAATAAACCTTACTCAGATTCGGAGATTGTTAAAATTTTGCTTTCACAAGGGATTAAGATTGCAAGGAGGACGGTGGCAAAATATAGGGAAGAATTAGGTATAGAATCTTCATCAAAACGAAAAATTTATTATAGGAGGAAATATGAAAATTGA
- a CDS encoding tetratricopeptide repeat protein: MKDVFISDYALRELIEKVNKNPNSETYTELAKFYNYRSYYNKAINAAKKAIEFNRFNFDAWFELIMASGFKSDADLNQIKEELEKIYDFLELKEEVSDAIYRVLAFINYFLENDGVAISLINKAIEINPEHSVNYEIYGYILHAIGDVKKALETFGKAIFHNPESFRVLRMIAKCYFDLGESEKAKLKVEESLRLEPFFIASWHLLGEIYLSIGDFVKGTQALAKAISINPEDWSSYFILGEYYLSEKEYDSAIAEMKKIERIMGDKDPIIIAEVNNFIGYVYTQKGDDNEAIKHFNIAIQYNEEYALPFYNLGKIESERGNYNKAIKFYKEAIKRDKFHVPSYTEAGFAYLNLKKTKQAEKFFLKAVEYDENEYWAYLGLSEVARLEKRFADQLKYVEKAREINPKDSEIWNYVGIAYQCNKNFKAAEDAYLVSLAINPLNRKAANNLAYLYEKLITKAEDEGEKRNYTKLAIESWKVRLLACREAGTSIKGAVNHLRKLGMEKREIDNLIRFGEIEELPLIKVIAKEIVID; encoded by the coding sequence ATGAAAGATGTATTTATAAGTGATTATGCATTACGGGAATTAATAGAAAAGGTAAATAAAAATCCAAACTCTGAAACCTATACTGAACTTGCAAAGTTTTATAATTACCGTTCTTACTATAATAAGGCTATTAATGCAGCAAAGAAAGCAATCGAGTTTAACAGGTTTAATTTTGACGCATGGTTTGAGCTGATTATGGCTTCTGGTTTTAAAAGTGATGCTGATTTGAACCAGATTAAAGAGGAACTTGAAAAAATATATGACTTTTTAGAGCTTAAAGAAGAGGTTAGCGATGCTATATACAGGGTGTTAGCTTTTATTAACTACTTTCTTGAAAATGATGGTGTGGCAATAAGTTTAATTAACAAAGCAATTGAAATAAATCCTGAGCATAGTGTTAATTATGAAATTTATGGTTACATACTACACGCAATAGGTGATGTCAAAAAGGCATTAGAAACTTTTGGAAAGGCCATATTTCACAATCCTGAAAGTTTCAGGGTTTTGAGAATGATAGCCAAATGTTATTTTGATTTAGGGGAAAGTGAGAAAGCGAAATTAAAGGTTGAAGAATCTCTAAGGCTTGAACCTTTTTTTATTGCATCCTGGCACCTTTTAGGTGAAATATATCTCTCAATAGGTGATTTTGTTAAGGGAACTCAAGCACTTGCAAAAGCAATTTCTATTAACCCTGAAGACTGGTCATCTTATTTTATATTAGGGGAGTATTACCTCTCTGAAAAAGAGTATGACAGTGCCATTGCTGAAATGAAAAAGATAGAAAGAATAATGGGAGATAAAGACCCAATTATTATTGCAGAAGTTAACAATTTTATAGGCTATGTGTACACCCAAAAAGGGGATGATAATGAAGCTATTAAACACTTTAACATTGCTATTCAATACAATGAGGAGTATGCTTTACCATTTTACAATTTAGGAAAGATAGAATCTGAGAGGGGCAATTACAACAAGGCTATAAAATTTTACAAGGAAGCTATAAAAAGAGATAAATTTCATGTCCCTTCTTACACAGAGGCAGGATTTGCATATCTTAATCTGAAAAAAACAAAACAGGCAGAGAAATTTTTCTTAAAAGCGGTTGAATATGATGAGAATGAATATTGGGCTTACCTGGGATTAAGTGAGGTTGCAAGATTGGAAAAAAGGTTTGCTGACCAGCTTAAATATGTTGAAAAAGCACGCGAGATAAACCCTAAAGATAGCGAAATATGGAACTATGTTGGAATTGCCTACCAATGTAATAAAAATTTTAAAGCTGCTGAAGATGCCTATCTTGTATCTCTTGCAATAAATCCACTTAATAGAAAAGCAGCAAACAACCTTGCATATCTTTACGAAAAATTGATTACAAAAGCTGAAGATGAAGGAGAGAAAAGGAATTATACAAAACTTGCTATTGAAAGCTGGAAAGTTAGATTGCTTGCCTGCAGAGAGGCGGGGACTTCTATCAAAGGGGCTGTGAATCATTTAAGAAAGTTAGGTATGGAAAAAAGGGAAATTGATAATTTAATAAGGTTTGGAGAGATAGAAGAACTTCCTTTAATAAAAGTAATTGCAAAAGAAATCGTAATTGATTGA
- a CDS encoding proline--tRNA ligase, with product MRFSRYFLYTLKENPKEAETVSHRLMLRACMIKKLASGIYSYLPLGYRVIKKIENIIREELDKEGCIELLMPAVQPAELWQESGRWDYYGKELLRFKDRKNGDFCLGPTHEEVITDIVRKELRSYKQLPLNLYQIQSKFRDEIRPRYGLMRGREFIMKDAYSFDVDDESCDKSYWQMYDAYTRIFKRCGLKFRAVEADSGAIGGNYTHEFHVLAETGEDTVLSCNNCSYTANIEKAECLKPEKVNDNIEMKPLEKVETPNKKSVEEVSEFLGVKPSDLVKTMIFKLEDGSAIAVLVRGDYEVNEVKVKNHLGVAILELADEETIENVTGGPSGFSGPIGLKIPVYADYSVLNMNNFVVGANEKDMHFINVNLGRDFEVKEFADLRLAVEGETCPRCKKGTYEQFKGIEVGQVFKLGTKYSKAMNCTFLDENGKERYAVMGCYGIGVGRTAAAAIEQNHDENGIIWPVNIAPFQVILLNLEVKDKEFTEKIDKLYQNLLEEGFEVLYDDRDVRPGFKFKDADLIGIPVQIIAGKKTMAEGLLELKVRRTGERIKVKPEELIEKTREILENLRIEEENR from the coding sequence ATGAGGTTTTCAAGGTATTTTCTCTATACTTTAAAGGAAAATCCAAAAGAAGCGGAAACAGTAAGCCACAGGCTGATGCTAAGGGCATGTATGATTAAAAAACTTGCATCAGGTATTTATTCATACCTTCCATTGGGATACAGAGTAATAAAAAAGATTGAAAATATAATTAGGGAAGAACTGGATAAAGAGGGTTGTATTGAACTATTAATGCCTGCTGTTCAGCCTGCAGAATTGTGGCAGGAAAGTGGGAGATGGGATTATTATGGAAAAGAATTATTAAGGTTTAAAGATAGAAAAAATGGTGATTTTTGTCTGGGGCCAACACATGAAGAGGTAATAACAGACATTGTTAGAAAAGAGTTAAGGTCATACAAGCAATTGCCTTTAAACCTTTATCAAATACAGTCTAAATTCAGGGATGAAATAAGGCCTCGTTACGGTTTGATGAGGGGAAGAGAATTTATCATGAAGGATGCATACTCATTTGATGTTGATGATGAATCCTGTGATAAGTCATACTGGCAAATGTATGATGCCTATACAAGGATTTTTAAGAGATGTGGCCTTAAATTCAGGGCTGTTGAGGCTGATTCAGGAGCGATAGGGGGTAATTATACCCATGAATTTCATGTTCTTGCTGAAACAGGTGAAGATACAGTATTAAGCTGTAATAATTGTTCTTACACGGCAAATATTGAAAAGGCTGAATGCCTTAAACCTGAAAAGGTTAACGACAACATTGAAATGAAACCTCTTGAAAAAGTTGAGACTCCCAATAAAAAAAGTGTTGAAGAAGTGTCTGAATTTCTTGGTGTGAAACCATCAGACCTTGTTAAGACAATGATTTTTAAACTTGAAGATGGAAGTGCAATCGCTGTTCTTGTAAGAGGTGATTACGAAGTTAACGAAGTAAAAGTTAAAAATCATTTAGGAGTGGCAATTCTTGAACTTGCTGACGAAGAGACAATAGAAAATGTAACAGGTGGCCCCTCTGGGTTTTCAGGACCTATTGGTTTGAAAATTCCTGTTTATGCAGATTATTCGGTGCTTAATATGAATAATTTTGTTGTTGGGGCAAATGAGAAAGATATGCATTTTATAAATGTTAATTTAGGAAGAGATTTTGAGGTTAAGGAATTTGCAGATTTAAGGCTTGCAGTGGAAGGCGAAACCTGCCCAAGGTGCAAAAAGGGCACTTATGAGCAGTTTAAGGGAATAGAGGTTGGACAGGTGTTTAAATTAGGTACAAAATACTCAAAAGCAATGAATTGTACATTTCTTGACGAAAACGGCAAGGAAAGGTATGCAGTTATGGGTTGTTATGGAATAGGTGTGGGAAGAACCGCCGCAGCTGCTATTGAACAAAATCATGATGAAAACGGTATAATCTGGCCTGTGAATATAGCTCCTTTCCAGGTTATCCTTTTAAACCTTGAAGTTAAAGACAAAGAGTTTACTGAAAAGATTGATAAATTATACCAAAATCTTTTAGAGGAAGGGTTTGAAGTGTTATATGACGATAGGGATGTAAGACCTGGTTTTAAATTTAAAGATGCAGACTTAATAGGCATACCTGTTCAAATTATTGCAGGCAAAAAAACCATGGCAGAAGGTTTGCTCGAATTGAAGGTTAGAAGGACAGGAGAGAGAATTAAAGTTAAACCAGAAGAATTAATTGAAAAAACAAGAGAAATACTTGAAAATTTAAGAATTGAAGAAGAAAATAGGTAA
- a CDS encoding HPr family phosphocarrier protein has protein sequence MIEKKLVLKNKLGLHARAAAKLVQVAEQFKSDVKIVKDNVEADGKSILGVLLLAAPIGTELIFQVSGEDEEDAIKAIENLIEDKFGEEE, from the coding sequence ATGATTGAGAAGAAACTTGTTTTAAAGAATAAATTAGGATTACACGCGAGGGCAGCTGCTAAACTTGTACAGGTGGCAGAACAATTTAAGTCTGATGTTAAAATAGTAAAAGATAATGTTGAAGCTGATGGTAAAAGCATTTTAGGAGTTTTGTTGCTTGCAGCTCCGATTGGAACAGAATTAATTTTTCAAGTTAGTGGTGAAGATGAAGAGGATGCAATTAAAGCAATTGAAAATTTAATTGAGGATAAATTCGGAGAAGAAGAGTAA
- a CDS encoding NUDIX hydrolase, producing MKYEFVVNVFVFNKDGTALAFIKREKKPFVGFYLPPGGHIEEGEHPIHAAVREVKEETGLDVEIIDFRPGIPIVLDATTVRIPSPLHVQIEYIDQNHKHIDFIFVAEVIGDDKLSDEFKGKVKWFHYNEIKGKKMPKNVKDVANFLFRWRRGE from the coding sequence ATGAAATATGAGTTTGTTGTTAATGTGTTTGTTTTCAACAAAGATGGTACAGCGTTAGCTTTTATCAAAAGGGAAAAGAAGCCATTTGTCGGTTTTTATCTCCCGCCTGGAGGCCATATAGAAGAGGGAGAGCACCCTATTCATGCAGCCGTCAGGGAAGTTAAGGAAGAAACAGGGTTAGATGTTGAAATTATTGATTTCAGGCCGGGGATTCCTATTGTACTTGATGCAACAACGGTGAGAATACCTTCACCTCTTCATGTTCAGATTGAATACATTGATCAAAATCATAAGCATATAGATTTTATTTTTGTTGCAGAGGTGATTGGTGATGATAAACTTTCAGATGAGTTTAAGGGAAAGGTAAAATGGTTTCATTATAATGAGATAAAAGGGAAAAAGATGCCTAAAAATGTGAAAGATGTGGCTAATTTTCTTTTTAGATGGAGGAGAGGTGAATAA
- a CDS encoding acetyl-CoA carboxylase carboxyltransferase subunit alpha: protein MGLYFLPFEKELVNYHKKLETAETFGKENEIKEIKAKIEELRKKIYKNLDEWQIALVARHPNRPYFLDYVERIFSDFIELHGDRNFGDDKAIVGGFAFLDDIPVCIIGQQKGRDTKEKIYRNFGMPKPEGYRKALRIMKMAEKFKRPIITFVDTPGAYPGIDAEERGQAEAIARNLLEMSKLRVPVITVIIGEGGSGGALGIAVANRVLMLEYSIYSVISPEGCASILWKDAAKADEAARALKFTANHLKKYGIVDEIVPEPIGGAHVDYDKTAEVLKEYLLKNLESLNSVPVPEIVNDRYLRFRRIGEFQEVKA, encoded by the coding sequence ATGGGTTTATATTTTTTGCCTTTTGAAAAAGAATTGGTAAACTACCACAAAAAACTTGAGACAGCAGAAACTTTCGGAAAAGAGAATGAGATAAAAGAAATTAAAGCCAAAATAGAAGAATTAAGAAAAAAGATATACAAAAATCTTGATGAATGGCAGATAGCCCTGGTGGCAAGGCATCCAAATAGGCCTTATTTTTTAGACTATGTTGAAAGAATTTTTTCCGATTTTATTGAATTACACGGTGACAGAAATTTTGGAGATGATAAAGCTATTGTTGGTGGTTTTGCCTTTCTGGATGATATTCCAGTTTGTATTATAGGACAGCAAAAAGGGAGAGACACTAAAGAGAAGATATACAGAAATTTTGGAATGCCAAAGCCAGAAGGATATCGTAAGGCTTTAAGGATAATGAAGATGGCGGAAAAATTCAAGAGGCCAATAATAACTTTTGTAGATACGCCCGGCGCATATCCAGGAATTGACGCAGAGGAGAGGGGGCAGGCCGAGGCTATTGCAAGGAATTTGCTTGAAATGTCTAAATTAAGAGTTCCTGTAATAACAGTAATAATAGGAGAAGGTGGAAGTGGTGGAGCCCTTGGAATTGCTGTTGCAAACAGGGTTTTAATGCTTGAATATTCAATTTATTCTGTCATTTCTCCTGAAGGATGTGCATCTATTTTGTGGAAGGATGCAGCAAAAGCTGACGAAGCGGCAAGGGCTTTAAAATTTACAGCCAATCATTTAAAAAAATATGGAATAGTAGACGAGATTGTCCCTGAGCCTATTGGTGGTGCTCATGTAGACTATGATAAAACAGCGGAGGTTTTAAAAGAATATTTGTTGAAGAATCTTGAATCTTTAAACTCAGTACCTGTTCCTGAGATAGTGAACGATAGGTATTTGAGGTTCAGGAGGATAGGAGAATTTCAGGAAGTAAAAGCATGA
- the hslV gene encoding ATP-dependent protease subunit HslV, producing the protein MFKGTTILFVKKDGKSVIIGDGQVTLGNTVLKHKAKKVRKIYKDKIVVGFAGSTADAFTLFSRLESKLEQFSGNLERAVIELAKDWRTDKYLRRLEAMMIVTNGEKVYLLSGVGDVVEPDIPVVAIGSGGPYAYAAAKALYENTSLSAKEIAEKAMEIAGDICIYTNKNFTIETI; encoded by the coding sequence ATGTTTAAAGGTACAACAATCCTTTTCGTAAAAAAAGATGGTAAAAGTGTAATTATAGGAGATGGGCAGGTTACTCTCGGAAATACTGTCTTAAAGCATAAGGCAAAAAAGGTGAGGAAAATATATAAAGATAAGATTGTGGTTGGTTTTGCTGGTTCGACTGCAGATGCTTTTACATTGTTTTCAAGGCTTGAATCAAAATTAGAGCAATTTTCTGGAAATTTAGAAAGGGCTGTTATTGAACTTGCAAAAGATTGGAGAACAGATAAGTATTTGAGAAGGCTTGAGGCAATGATGATTGTGACAAATGGTGAAAAGGTATACCTTCTTTCAGGAGTAGGGGATGTGGTGGAGCCTGACATACCAGTTGTTGCAATAGGTTCAGGGGGCCCTTATGCTTATGCTGCTGCTAAGGCTTTATATGAAAATACAAGCCTGTCTGCAAAAGAGATTGCTGAAAAGGCAATGGAGATTGCTGGAGACATTTGCATATACACCAATAAAAATTTTACTATTGAAACTATTTAA